One region of Priestia megaterium genomic DNA includes:
- a CDS encoding GNAT family N-acetyltransferase: MSESIIIQPYASKYQQEVVDLILPIQQQEYHIPITEKDQPDLFKIESFYQQGNGNFWVAVCNEKAVGSVALIDIGHRQVALRKMFVAKPYRGATFKTAHRLLHTAIAWAKEREVERIYLGTTLQYRAAHRFYEKNGFQHIEKEKLPANFPVMNVDKKFYTYEV; this comes from the coding sequence TTGAGTGAAAGTATCATCATTCAGCCATATGCTAGTAAGTATCAACAAGAAGTAGTGGACTTAATTCTTCCTATTCAGCAGCAAGAATATCACATTCCAATAACGGAGAAAGATCAGCCCGATTTATTTAAAATCGAAAGCTTTTATCAACAGGGCAACGGAAACTTTTGGGTTGCTGTTTGCAACGAAAAAGCAGTAGGAAGCGTAGCTTTAATAGACATTGGACACCGTCAAGTAGCGCTACGGAAAATGTTTGTAGCCAAACCTTATAGAGGAGCCACCTTCAAAACAGCTCACCGTTTATTGCATACAGCCATCGCGTGGGCAAAAGAGAGGGAAGTGGAAAGAATATACTTAGGAACGACGTTACAATATAGGGCTGCGCATCGATTTTATGAGAAAAATGGATTTCAACATATAGAAAAAGAAAAGCTGCCTGCAAATTTCCCAGTGATGAACGTAGATAAAAAGTTTTATACATATGAGGTATAA
- a CDS encoding DMT family transporter translates to MSYRTRANMMMVGVNVFWGMSYVFMKMGLGSLGSFTIIALRCLIAFLIAGLFFYKPLLHITRKTILSSAILGFLLFSVFSFVTFGVSMTSASNAGFLVSLTVIFVPLLNCLLVKKLPSWPIGLGVIVTLTGIGVLTLKHSFHMNTGDVLCIGTALCYAIHITLTGTFTKNENPIALGILQLGFAGLFALTCSFLFEHPSIPTTLSSWIAILGLGVLCSAIGFICQAIALRYTTPTHTGLIFATEPIFAALFAVLFLHELFTLKDLVGSIIVIAGILIAQLDDLLFKKRVHYQETLPK, encoded by the coding sequence GTGAGTTACCGCACGCGAGCAAATATGATGATGGTTGGTGTAAATGTATTTTGGGGCATGTCGTACGTGTTTATGAAAATGGGGCTGGGTTCGCTCGGGTCATTTACTATCATTGCACTCAGATGTTTAATTGCTTTTTTGATTGCCGGACTGTTTTTCTATAAGCCTTTACTACATATCACGCGCAAAACGATTTTATCATCAGCTATTTTAGGCTTTTTACTATTTTCCGTTTTTTCGTTTGTCACGTTTGGCGTCAGCATGACGTCTGCTTCAAATGCCGGATTTCTTGTCAGTTTAACGGTCATTTTTGTTCCGTTGCTCAACTGTTTGTTAGTAAAGAAGCTTCCTTCTTGGCCGATTGGACTTGGAGTTATTGTTACCCTAACCGGTATAGGTGTGTTAACTTTAAAGCACTCCTTTCATATGAATACTGGTGATGTACTTTGCATCGGAACGGCGCTATGTTATGCCATTCATATTACCTTGACCGGCACGTTTACGAAAAATGAAAATCCAATTGCACTCGGCATTTTACAGCTAGGGTTTGCTGGATTATTTGCACTGACTTGCAGCTTTTTATTTGAACACCCCAGCATTCCAACTACGTTATCATCATGGATTGCGATTTTAGGTCTTGGCGTTCTTTGCAGCGCGATTGGATTCATTTGTCAAGCCATTGCGCTGCGCTACACAACTCCTACTCACACAGGACTTATTTTTGCAACAGAGCCTATTTTTGCTGCGCTGTTTGCCGTTCTCTTTTTGCATGAGCTGTTTACGCTTAAAGACCTTGTTGGTTCTATTATTGTGATTGCGGGGATTTTAATTGCTCAATTAGACGATTTGCTATTTAAAAAAAGAGTTCATTACCAAGAGACTTTGCCAAAGTAA
- the bglA gene encoding 6-phospho-beta-glucosidase BglA — protein sequence MTKMPKDFLWGGALAAHQFEGGWNQGGKGPSVVDVMTAGAHGVPRQITETVEDDKFYPNHEAIDFYHRYKEDIALFAEMGLKCLRTSIGWSRIFPKGDEAEPNKEGLKFYDDVFDELLKHGIEPVITLSHFEMPLHLAREYGGFRSRKVVDCFVKFAEVCFDRYKDKVTYWMTFNEINNKMDVNNPLFLWTNSGVSVKPGENAKEVMYQAGHHELLASALAVSKGKEINPDFQIGAMVSHVPIYPYSSNPEDVMLAEETMRQRYFFPDVQVRGYYPSYALKEFEREGYHIPFEEGDEEILRDGKVDYLGFSYYMSTTVKSDVEADNTGDIVNGGLPNGVPNPYIKSSDWGWSIDPTGLRYTLNRFYDRYQIPLFIVENGFGAIDTVEADGSIHDASRIEYLKSHIEALEKAVTYDGVDLMGYTPWGIIDIVSFTTGEMKKRYGMIYVDRDNEGNGSMERYKKDSFDWYKHVIETNGEEL from the coding sequence ATGACAAAAATGCCAAAAGATTTTTTATGGGGCGGCGCATTAGCAGCTCATCAATTTGAAGGTGGATGGAACCAAGGTGGAAAAGGACCGAGCGTAGTAGACGTTATGACTGCAGGTGCGCACGGTGTACCGCGACAAATCACTGAAACAGTGGAAGATGATAAATTTTATCCAAATCACGAAGCGATTGATTTTTATCACCGCTACAAAGAAGATATCGCACTGTTTGCAGAAATGGGCTTAAAATGTTTGCGAACGTCTATCGGCTGGAGCCGTATTTTCCCTAAAGGCGATGAAGCTGAGCCAAACAAAGAAGGACTAAAATTTTACGACGATGTATTTGATGAACTGTTAAAGCACGGGATTGAACCGGTTATTACGCTGTCTCACTTTGAAATGCCTCTGCATTTAGCTCGAGAATACGGCGGATTTAGAAGCCGAAAAGTGGTAGATTGCTTTGTGAAATTCGCTGAAGTTTGTTTCGACCGCTACAAAGACAAAGTCACGTACTGGATGACGTTTAATGAAATCAACAATAAAATGGACGTAAACAATCCTCTATTTCTATGGACGAACTCAGGCGTTTCTGTAAAGCCTGGTGAAAATGCAAAAGAAGTGATGTATCAAGCGGGACATCATGAACTTTTAGCAAGCGCTCTTGCCGTATCAAAAGGAAAAGAAATTAATCCAGATTTCCAAATCGGAGCAATGGTGTCACATGTGCCAATTTATCCGTATTCTTCAAACCCTGAAGACGTGATGTTAGCAGAAGAAACAATGAGACAGCGCTACTTCTTCCCTGACGTTCAAGTTCGCGGCTATTACCCGAGCTACGCGTTAAAAGAATTCGAACGAGAAGGCTATCACATTCCGTTTGAAGAAGGTGACGAAGAAATTTTACGAGACGGAAAAGTAGATTATTTAGGCTTCAGCTATTACATGTCCACAACGGTTAAAAGCGACGTTGAAGCTGATAATACGGGTGATATCGTAAACGGCGGATTGCCAAACGGCGTACCAAACCCTTATATCAAATCAAGCGATTGGGGCTGGTCGATCGATCCAACGGGCTTGCGCTATACGTTAAATCGTTTCTACGACCGCTATCAAATTCCGCTATTCATTGTAGAAAACGGATTTGGCGCCATCGATACGGTTGAAGCAGACGGTTCCATTCATGACGCATCGCGAATTGAATATTTAAAATCGCACATCGAAGCGTTAGAAAAGGCCGTAACGTACGATGGTGTTGATTTAATGGGCTACACGCCGTGGGGAATTATTGATATTGTTTCCTTTACAACAGGCGAAATGAAAAAACGATACGGGATGATTTATGTCGACCGTGACAACGAAGGAAACGGATCGATGGAGCGCTACAAAAAAGATTCTTTTGACTGGTATAAACATGTGATTGAAACAAACGGTGAAGAACTGTAA
- a CDS encoding GntR family transcriptional regulator yields MIKYQQIAIEIETYIEEHKLQQGDKLPVLETLMAQFEASKSTVTKALDLLEKKGVVFQVRGSGIFVRRHKRKGYIGLLSNQGFTSELEDFQLTSEVIELDVRKPTQEAALNLNIEENSDVYYVKRVRYINGQTLCLEESFYNKSIVTYLNNEIVSQSIFHYIKEGLGLKIGFSDLYLHVGKLNEEEAKYLGLKEGDPKLFIETLFHLANGQPFDFSKVTYNYEQSQFFLQATSHVL; encoded by the coding sequence ATGATCAAATACCAACAAATTGCAATTGAAATTGAAACCTATATTGAAGAACACAAGCTTCAGCAAGGAGACAAGCTGCCGGTATTAGAAACGCTGATGGCACAATTTGAGGCGAGTAAAAGTACGGTAACAAAGGCCTTAGATCTATTAGAGAAAAAAGGCGTTGTTTTTCAAGTAAGAGGAAGCGGCATTTTTGTCCGTCGTCATAAACGAAAAGGATATATTGGCTTGCTTTCCAATCAAGGATTTACAAGTGAACTTGAAGATTTTCAGTTAACGTCGGAAGTAATTGAGCTAGATGTACGGAAACCGACGCAAGAAGCGGCGTTAAATTTAAACATAGAAGAAAATAGCGACGTCTATTATGTAAAAAGAGTACGGTATATTAACGGCCAGACGCTTTGTCTGGAAGAATCGTTTTATAATAAGTCCATCGTTACGTACTTAAATAACGAAATTGTTTCTCAGTCTATTTTTCATTACATTAAAGAAGGCCTTGGCTTAAAAATCGGGTTTTCTGATCTATATCTTCACGTCGGCAAGCTGAACGAAGAAGAAGCAAAGTACTTAGGATTAAAAGAAGGCGATCCTAAATTATTTATTGAAACACTTTTTCATTTAGCGAACGGCCAGCCGTTTGACTTTTCAAAAGTGACATATAACTACGAACAGTCTCAGTTCTTTTTACAAGCAACGAGTCATGTTTTATAA
- a CDS encoding complement C1q domain-containing protein has translation MITIKKDDKYHVERSYSSKKHHHSSCPQDKQGNTRDSAFRALNLTNQPVSANTSVKVSYQFKQFDLANEYNPVTSVFRPKKDGVYSLVATIGFLPNDTTVDYRARVEIRVNGTAVIAIDNDFFGGNTIFVNVVSVSTIYNLEKGDRVEVFAESNVDGTIVTTENVSHFEAARFPSPSE, from the coding sequence ATGATTACGATTAAAAAAGATGATAAATATCATGTAGAAAGATCTTATTCTTCTAAGAAACATCACCATAGTTCTTGTCCACAAGACAAGCAAGGAAATACAAGAGACTCAGCGTTTCGTGCTCTTAACCTTACAAATCAGCCAGTATCAGCAAACACGTCTGTAAAAGTTTCCTATCAGTTTAAACAGTTTGATTTAGCAAATGAATACAATCCCGTTACGTCTGTTTTTCGCCCCAAAAAAGATGGCGTATATTCCCTTGTTGCTACAATTGGATTTCTTCCTAATGATACGACTGTCGATTATCGAGCGCGCGTAGAAATTCGTGTCAACGGCACGGCGGTTATCGCAATTGATAACGATTTCTTTGGTGGAAACACTATATTTGTTAACGTAGTATCGGTCTCTACTATTTACAATTTAGAAAAAGGAGATCGAGTTGAAGTCTTCGCGGAAAGTAATGTTGACGGCACAATTGTCACAACAGAAAATGTGTCGCATTTCGAAGCAGCAAGATTTCCATCTCCTTCCGAATAA
- the fabI gene encoding enoyl-ACP reductase FabI: MEDLLQLKNKNIVIMGVANDRSIAWGVAKALHQVGANLIFTYRKERSLGKLNKLLEKNEIQASLIAECDVNSDESIEAAFKKIGEEAGTVHGVIHSVAFAHSEDLNGEFINTSRSGYAFAQDTSAYSFIAVAKAAKPLMTEGGSLVAMSYLGAERAVEGYNVMGVAKAALESSVKYLALDLGKDNIRVNAISAGPIRTLAAKGISDFNQILHHVEEKAPLKRNVTQAEVGDMTVVLLSHLSRGVTGEIVHVDAGYNIVG; encoded by the coding sequence ATGGAAGATTTATTACAATTAAAGAACAAGAACATTGTGATTATGGGAGTTGCCAACGACAGAAGTATTGCTTGGGGTGTTGCAAAAGCCCTTCATCAAGTAGGAGCAAACTTAATTTTTACATACCGTAAAGAACGTTCACTAGGAAAATTGAACAAGCTTTTAGAAAAAAATGAAATTCAAGCATCATTAATTGCTGAATGTGACGTAAACAGCGACGAAAGTATTGAAGCAGCTTTCAAAAAAATCGGAGAAGAAGCAGGCACAGTTCACGGAGTGATTCACTCTGTTGCGTTTGCTCACTCAGAAGATTTAAACGGTGAGTTCATCAATACATCAAGAAGCGGATATGCATTTGCTCAAGATACAAGCGCTTATTCATTTATCGCCGTAGCGAAAGCAGCGAAACCTCTTATGACAGAAGGCGGTTCTCTTGTAGCGATGAGCTATCTTGGTGCAGAGCGCGCAGTTGAAGGCTATAACGTAATGGGCGTAGCAAAAGCAGCGCTTGAGTCTTCAGTAAAATACTTAGCATTAGACTTAGGGAAAGACAATATCCGCGTAAATGCGATTTCAGCAGGCCCAATTCGTACACTTGCAGCGAAAGGCATTTCTGACTTTAACCAAATTCTTCACCATGTTGAAGAAAAAGCACCTCTTAAGCGTAACGTAACGCAAGCAGAAGTTGGCGACATGACGGTTGTATTACTGAGCCACCTTTCACGCGGCGTAACGGGAGAAATCGTACACGTGGACGCTGGTTATAATATTGTAGGTTAA
- a CDS encoding LysR family transcriptional regulator, translated as MSLVKYEILNKVAEVKSFTKAADALALTQSAVSHAITNLETEFGFSLVNRNRSGITLTTEGETMLLAIRKVLQESEKVHQEAASLLGLAKGTIKVGIFKSVSTKWLPEIIQLMEKSYPAIQIQLKEGDYLEIEQWLLSGEIDCGFINITHSSQFHIIPLKKDPLLCVVSNQSALYHQKNVSFKDLEKEPFIMPTYGGYHDIKQLFEEQGLQPEIRFELMDESAILSMITYHLGISILPEMLLDSIPQELRAIPFQVDSYRSIGLATRYHLSPAAKKFAETTQAWLQNSDK; from the coding sequence ATGAGCTTAGTGAAATATGAAATTTTAAACAAAGTAGCTGAAGTGAAAAGCTTTACAAAAGCGGCAGATGCGCTGGCACTCACGCAGTCAGCGGTCAGTCATGCCATTACAAATCTCGAAACAGAATTTGGATTTTCGCTTGTGAATCGAAACAGATCAGGTATTACCTTAACAACAGAAGGCGAAACGATGCTTCTTGCCATTCGGAAAGTGCTGCAAGAAAGTGAAAAAGTTCATCAAGAAGCAGCCAGTCTCTTAGGTCTTGCAAAAGGAACGATTAAAGTTGGGATTTTTAAAAGCGTATCCACCAAGTGGCTCCCCGAAATTATTCAGCTGATGGAAAAAAGCTATCCGGCCATTCAAATTCAGCTAAAAGAAGGCGATTATCTTGAAATTGAACAGTGGCTGCTAAGTGGAGAAATAGACTGCGGTTTTATTAACATTACGCATTCAAGTCAATTTCATATTATCCCTTTAAAAAAAGACCCGCTGCTGTGTGTCGTATCAAATCAAAGTGCTTTGTATCATCAAAAAAACGTTTCATTTAAAGATTTAGAGAAAGAACCGTTTATTATGCCGACATACGGCGGATATCATGATATTAAGCAATTGTTTGAAGAACAGGGGCTTCAGCCTGAAATTCGCTTTGAATTAATGGATGAAAGTGCTATCCTATCGATGATTACGTATCACTTAGGCATTAGCATTTTACCTGAAATGCTTTTGGATTCTATCCCGCAAGAGCTGCGTGCGATTCCATTTCAAGTGGACAGCTACCGTTCAATTGGTCTAGCTACTCGTTATCATCTTTCACCTGCAGCTAAAAAATTTGCTGAAACAACGCAAGCATGGCTGCAAAATTCGGACAAGTAA
- a CDS encoding beta-glucoside-specific PTS transporter subunit IIABC: MGGKIRDYHKLAADILDAVGDEENIVSATRCATRLRIVLKRSKPEAKRKVSSMAGVITVVENSGQFQVVIGQHVGDVYEEFASLVNLDTAEEQTENKGTILNRVIATMSAVFAPFVYILAAAGILQGSLILINLFSDSFAKTGTYQVLSFISWAPFVFLPIFIAITASKHFKTNTYIAVACCAALVSPTWAEMAAKIADGSSISFLGLPLSETIYTSSVLPPLFLVWILSYLERFLNKSIHEVVRPLFVPFLCMVIMVPITILLIGPVTTMGANGIAHGYNFLAENVPALAGAIIGGFWQIVVIFGVHWGITPMVLANFDLNGRDSFQAYQTIAVVAQVGAVLGVILKAKSQEARKVSVSAGITGLFGITEPAIYGVNLRFKKPFIFGCVSGAIGAVVASFFHPYYFAYAGLPGPLTIVNGISQDYPMSIWGILIGCAIAIILPVVLIQVFGYGEDAAKEAAAAAPLNEVAVSNPNENEETISAPFSGKVIPLSSVPDEVFSSGAMGEGLAIDPSDNKLYAPFDGTVVMVAPTKHAIGLRSEYGVELLVHIGLDTVTLDGKPFTLHVEDGVKFKKGDLLIEFDKEFIETQGLQTITPVIITNSNAYREVIVEDVENSGLNQTLFTVVK, encoded by the coding sequence ATGGGAGGGAAAATTAGAGATTATCACAAGCTTGCAGCAGATATTTTAGATGCAGTAGGTGACGAAGAAAATATCGTAAGCGCTACACGCTGTGCTACGAGGCTGCGAATTGTATTAAAGCGCTCGAAGCCAGAAGCCAAACGTAAGGTGTCTTCTATGGCTGGTGTCATTACGGTTGTTGAAAACAGCGGGCAGTTTCAAGTCGTTATTGGACAGCACGTAGGAGACGTTTATGAAGAATTTGCTAGTTTAGTAAATTTGGATACAGCAGAGGAGCAAACTGAAAACAAAGGCACGATTTTAAACCGTGTGATTGCTACAATGTCCGCTGTGTTTGCACCATTTGTATATATCTTAGCAGCGGCAGGAATTTTACAGGGGTCGTTAATCTTAATTAATTTGTTTTCGGATAGCTTTGCCAAAACGGGCACCTATCAAGTATTAAGCTTTATTTCGTGGGCACCGTTTGTTTTTTTACCTATCTTTATTGCCATCACAGCATCCAAGCATTTTAAAACCAACACCTACATCGCAGTGGCGTGCTGTGCCGCATTAGTCAGTCCAACATGGGCAGAAATGGCGGCCAAAATTGCCGATGGAAGCAGCATTTCGTTTTTAGGTCTTCCCTTATCCGAAACGATCTATACTTCTTCTGTTTTACCGCCTTTATTTTTAGTATGGATTTTGTCTTACCTTGAAAGGTTCCTAAACAAGAGCATTCATGAAGTGGTTAGACCGCTGTTTGTTCCGTTTTTATGTATGGTGATTATGGTTCCTATAACGATTTTACTCATTGGTCCCGTTACAACGATGGGAGCTAACGGAATCGCTCACGGCTATAACTTTTTAGCTGAAAACGTACCTGCCTTAGCTGGAGCAATCATTGGTGGCTTCTGGCAAATTGTTGTCATCTTTGGAGTACATTGGGGAATTACGCCGATGGTGCTTGCAAACTTTGATTTAAACGGCAGAGATTCATTTCAAGCGTATCAAACAATTGCCGTAGTAGCTCAAGTTGGAGCGGTGCTTGGGGTTATTTTAAAAGCAAAAAGCCAAGAAGCACGTAAAGTAAGCGTATCAGCCGGAATAACAGGATTATTTGGTATTACAGAGCCAGCTATCTACGGCGTAAACTTACGTTTTAAAAAGCCGTTTATCTTTGGATGCGTTTCAGGTGCTATTGGTGCCGTTGTAGCAAGTTTCTTTCACCCATATTACTTTGCTTACGCAGGATTGCCTGGACCGTTGACCATTGTAAACGGCATCAGCCAAGACTATCCGATGTCAATCTGGGGAATTTTAATTGGATGTGCTATTGCGATTATTCTTCCAGTTGTGCTTATTCAAGTATTCGGCTACGGAGAAGACGCAGCAAAAGAAGCTGCTGCTGCTGCTCCTTTAAACGAAGTAGCTGTCAGCAACCCGAACGAAAATGAAGAAACGATCAGCGCACCGTTTAGTGGGAAAGTTATCCCACTTTCTAGCGTACCGGACGAAGTATTCAGCTCAGGTGCGATGGGAGAAGGATTAGCGATTGATCCTTCAGATAACAAGCTTTATGCACCTTTTGACGGAACGGTAGTCATGGTAGCGCCAACAAAGCATGCTATCGGCCTTCGTTCAGAATACGGCGTTGAGCTGCTTGTTCATATTGGATTAGATACCGTTACGTTAGACGGCAAGCCGTTTACCCTGCACGTAGAAGACGGTGTAAAGTTTAAAAAAGGCGATTTACTAATTGAATTTGATAAAGAATTTATTGAAACACAAGGGTTACAAACGATTACACCGGTTATTATCACAAATTCAAACGCTTACCGAGAAGTAATCGTTGAAGATGTTGAAAATAGCGGACTAAATCAAACATTATTTACCGTAGTGAAATAA